One window of Trifolium pratense cultivar HEN17-A07 linkage group LG5, ARS_RC_1.1, whole genome shotgun sequence genomic DNA carries:
- the LOC123886384 gene encoding uncharacterized protein LOC123886384 produces the protein MAKYINEGGSSTRPPLFEGQDYYYWKDKMELFLRSQDNNMWHVIEVGEYVPPPAKDSTTPRTSDQWTTQESDRVLLNTRAKLFIKSALNREEHDRIMECKTAKEMWETLQNHHEGSSCVKETRIDIGVRKFELFEMKEDETIDQMYGRFTIIINELNSVGKTYTAHERVRKILRSLPKDWRHIVIAITEAKDLSQLKLEDLIGSLKAHESIIQEDKPTQKRMIALESQVMEHSQNNLTTDNNSLLQDDDEEEFALISRRIQRLMMKRNQIRNSFQRNNTRNESDLSKVQCYGCNQFGHYKNDCPKTRQKPPVKNKSMMATWDEIDEAFEEEEQQEAKMCLMTHSDTQEVSLEPCASCLKTEHLFDNLLYDSQFITQQNGKLRDDFTKITQERDEYKAENIILKEVISNMKKRDLSKQEIFEKSETHKENIALKENVSVLENDIKCFVKSTETFGKIMGSQVSVFDKSGLGFKTHQKQKPFKNFFIPDQNKKVLKLKMAMLNHFAIKRKGNTLTEKQNVLRRICLNNILLNHLIRDHLINIRRHLIRLEMLTYKDPPPYGYLRTY, from the coding sequence atgGCAAAGTATATAAATGAAGGAGGATCCTCAACAAGACCACCCTTATTTGAAGGACAGGATTACTACTACTGGAAGGATAAAATGGAGTTGTTCCTTAGATCACAAGACAACAACATGTGGCATGTAATTGAAGTTGGAGAATATGTTCCACCACCAGCTAAAGATTCAACAACTCCAAGAACTTCAGATCAATGGACCACACAAGAATCTGATCGGGTACTTTTAAATACTAGagcaaaattatttataaaatctgCTTTGAACAGGGAAGAACATGATAGAATCATGGAATGCAAAACTGCTAAAGAAATGTGGGAAACTCTTCAAAATCATCATGAAGGATCAAGTTGTGTAAAAGAAACAAGGATTGATATAGGTGTGAGAAAATTTGAGTTGTTTGAAATGAAAGAAGATGAAACCATAGATCAAATGTATGGAAGATTCACAATCATTATCAATGAACTCAACTCTGTTGGAAAAACCTACACTGCACATGAAAGAGTAAGAAAGATTCTAAGAAGTTTACCAAAAGATTGGAGGCATATAGTAATAGCTATCACTGAAGCAAAGGATCTCTCTCAACTCAAATTAGAAGACTTGATTGGATCTCTGAAAGCTCATGAATCAATCATTCAAGAAGATAAACCTACACAGAAAAGGATGATTGCTCTAGAGTCACAAGTAATGGAACACTCTCAGAACAATCTGACTACAGATAATAATAGTTTACTTCAAgacgatgatgaagaagaatttGCACTCATTTCAAGAAgaattcaaagattgatgaTGAAAAGAAACCAGATAAGAAACTCATTTCAAAGAAATAACACCAGAAATGAAAGTGATTTGAGCAAGGTTCAATGTTATGGATGTAATCAATTTGGACATTACAAAAATGATTGTCCAAAGACAAGGCAAAAACCTCCAGTCAAAAATAAATCGATGATGGCTACCTGGGATGAAATAGATGAAgcatttgaagaagaagaacaacaagAAGCAAAGATGTGCCTCATGACACACTCAGACACTCAAGAGGTATCACTCGAACCTTGTGCTTCTTGCCTTAAAACTGAACATTTATTTGATAACCTATTATATGACTCTCAATTTATAACTCAACAAAATGGTAAGCTTAGAGATGATTTCACTAAAATAACTCAAGAAAGAGATGAATATAAAGCtgaaaatatcattttaaaagAGGTTAtttcaaatatgaaaaaaagGGATTTATCTAAAcaagaaatttttgaaaaatctgagactCACAAAGAAAATATTGCTTTAAAAGAAAATGTTTCTGTCTTAGAAAATGATATAAAATGTTTTGTAAAATCTACTGAAACTTTTGGAAAAATCATGGGATCTCAAGTTAGTGTTTTTGACAAATCTGGATTAGGTTTTAAAACTCATCAAAAACAAAAgccttttaaaaatttctttatcCCTGATCAAAACAAAAAGGTTCTTAAACTAAAAATGGCCATGCTGAATCATTTTGCTATAAAAAGAAAAGGCAACACTCTCACTGAAAAGCAGAACGTTCTCAGAAGAATCTGCCTAAACAATATTCTTCTAAACCACCTTATAAGAGATCATCTTATCAATATAAGAAGACATCTTATAAGATTGGAAATGCTAACCTACAAGGACCCACCTCCATATGGGTACCTAAGAACTTATTAA
- the LOC123884341 gene encoding auxin response factor 18 isoform X2 translates to MAHLECNLRAPGTSQQEKGEKNDELYGELWKLCAGPLVDVPNISARVYYFPQGHMEQLQASTNQELNQEIPHFNLPSKMLCRVVNLRLMAEQETDEVYACIALLPESDQTEPVDPELIPPESPKQKFHSFCKILTASDTSTHGGFSVLRKHATECLPPLDMTQATPTQELVAKDLHGFEWKFKHIYRGQPRRHLLTTGWSTFVASKRLVAGDAFVFLRGEDGQLRVGVRRMSKQHCPMPSSVISSQSMNLGVLATASHALMTQTMFVVYYKPRTSQFIVGLNKYLEAVNNYRFTVGMRFKMRFEGDDSPERRFSGTIVGVGDLSAGWSNSQWRSLKVQWDEAATTPRPERVSPWEIEPFTASPSLNVTQPSAKSKRSRPADVSSSGFWYPGAGSSQAHEHTQLVGASEVQAKENHIVTSRVSVEGIWPNSPYMNVTSNPYASRPVDGPTCDHPVKDANKTSNPLDCWLFGVNLNKNNKCNNVNPCLEKEHGFPNLANVTTSGPKESILTNACETEKVQSPNNSLSTKGQQKKIICDVSSNEWQNKLATVPSMRTRTKVQMQGVAVGRALDLTMLSGYDELIDEVEKLFDIKGELRSQNKWRVTFTDNENDMMLVGDDPWPEFCNIVKKIFICSKEDLKKMKCKLPNSSLEMEETLFSLDSQNRDEN, encoded by the exons ATGGCACATCTGGAGTGTAATCTAAGGGCCCCAGGAACTTCTCAACAAGAAAAAG GAGAGAAAAATGATGAGCTGTATGGAGAGTTATGGAAGTTATGTGCAGGTCCTTTGGTGGACGTTCCTAATATTAGTGCGAGAGTTTACTACTTTCCGCAGGGTCATATGGAACAA CTGCAAGCATCTACTAATCAAGAATTGAACCAAGAAATTCCTCATTTCAATCTACCGTCGAAGATGTTATGCCGTGTTGTTAATCTTCGGTTGATG GCTGAGCAAGAAACTGATGAGGTTTATGCTTGTATTGCTTTGCTTCCAGAATCAGAT CAGACTGAGCCTGTTGATCCTGAACTGATTCCTCCCGAGTCTCCAAAACAGAAGTTTCACTCATTTTGCAAAATACTAACGGCTTCTGATACTAGCACACATGGGGGATTTTCTGTTTTGAGGAAGCATGCTACTGAGTGCTTGCCACCATTG GACATGACACAAGCAACTCCAACTCAGGAGCTTGTAGCAAAAGATCTCCATGGATTTGAGTGGAAGTTTAAGCACATATATAGAG GTCAACCAAGGAGGCACTTGCTCACAACTGGCTGGAGTACATTTGTCGCCTCCAAAAGATTGGTGGCCGGAGATGCTTTTGTTTTCCTAAG GGGAGAGGACGGGCAACTGAGAGTTGGCGTTAGGCGTATGTCTAAACAGCATTGTCCTATGCCTTCATCTGTGATATCAAGCCAAAGCATGAATCTCGGAGTGCTTGCAACTGCTTCTCATGCTCTTATGACTCAAACCATGTTTGTTGTTTATTACAAACCAAG GACTAGTCAGTTTATTGTTGGTTTGAACAAGTATTTGGAGGCAGTCAACAATTATAGGTTTACTGTTGGTATGAGATTCAAGATGAGATTTGAAGGAGATGACTCACCCGAAAGAAG ATTTTCTGGTACTATTGTTGGGGTTGGGGATTTATCTGCTGGATGGTCGAATTCTCAATGGAGATCGTTGAAG GTTCAATGGGATGAAGCGGCAACAACTCCAAGACCAGAGAGAGTTTCTCCATGGGAGATAGAACCTTTCACAGCTTCTCCTTCTTTGAATGTCACTCAACCATCAGCCAAGAGCAAAAGATCTCGGCCCGCCGATGTTTCATCTAGTG GTTTTTGGTATCCTGGGGCTGGATCGTCCCAGGCTCATGAGCATACCCAATTGGTCGGTGCTTCCGAAGTCCAAGCCAAAGAGAATCATATCGTAACTTCTAGAGTCTCAGTGGAAGGAATTTGGCCTAATTCACCATATATGAATGTTACTTCCAACCCTTATGCATCTAGACCGGTCGACGGCCCCACATGCGATCATCCAGTCAAAGACGCAAACAAGACTTCGAACCCCCTAGATTGCTGGCTATTTGGAGTTAACttgaacaaaaacaacaaatgcAACAATGTTAATCCTTGTTTAGAAAAAGAACATGGATTTCCAAATTTAGCCAATGTCACTACTAGTGGTCCCAAGGAATCTATCCTTACAAATGCATGTGAAACTGAAAAGGTTCAGAGTCCTAACAATTCATTGTCTACCAAAGGGCAGCAGAAGAAAATAATTTGTGATGTATCATCAAATGAATGGCAGAACAAGCTGGCCACTGTACCATCCATGAGAACAAGGACTAAg GTGCAAATGCAAGGTGTAGCTGTTGGTAGAGCACTTGACTTAACCATGTTAAGTGGTTATGATGAACTCATTGATGAAGTTGAGAAACTATTTGATATCAAAGGAGAGCTACGTTCACAAAACAAATGGCGAGTTACTTTCACTGATAATGAAAATGACATGATGCTTGTTGGTGATGATCCATGGCC GGAATTTTGCAACATTGTGAAAAAGATTTTCATTTGTTCAAAAGAGgatttgaagaaaatgaaatgcAAGCTACCTAACTCTTCATTAGAGATGGAAGAGACATTGTTTAGCTTAGATTCACAAAATAGGGATGAGAATTAA
- the LOC123884341 gene encoding auxin response factor 18 isoform X3 codes for MAHLECNLRAPGTSQQEKGEKNDELYGELWKLCAGPLVDVPNISARVYYFPQGHMEQLQASTNQELNQEIPHFNLPSKMLCRVVNLRLMAEQETDEVYACIALLPESDTEPVDPELIPPESPKQKFHSFCKILTASDTSTHGGFSVLRKHATECLPPLDMTQATPTQELVAKDLHGFEWKFKHIYRGQPRRHLLTTGWSTFVASKRLVAGDAFVFLRGEDGQLRVGVRRMSKQHCPMPSSVISSQSMNLGVLATASHALMTQTMFVVYYKPRTSQFIVGLNKYLEAVNNYRFTVGMRFKMRFEGDDSPERRFSGTIVGVGDLSAGWSNSQWRSLKVQWDEAATTPRPERVSPWEIEPFTASPSLNVTQPSAKSKRSRPADVSSSGFWYPGAGSSQAHEHTQLVGASEVQAKENHIVTSRVSVEGIWPNSPYMNVTSNPYASRPVDGPTCDHPVKDANKTSNPLDCWLFGVNLNKNNKCNNVNPCLEKEHGFPNLANVTTSGPKESILTNACETEKVQSPNNSLSTKGQQKKIICDVSSNEWQNKLATVPSMRTRTKVQMQGVAVGRALDLTMLSGYDELIDEVEKLFDIKGELRSQNKWRVTFTDNENDMMLVGDDPWPEFCNIVKKIFICSKEDLKKMKCKLPNSSLEMEETLFSLDSQNRDEN; via the exons ATGGCACATCTGGAGTGTAATCTAAGGGCCCCAGGAACTTCTCAACAAGAAAAAG GAGAGAAAAATGATGAGCTGTATGGAGAGTTATGGAAGTTATGTGCAGGTCCTTTGGTGGACGTTCCTAATATTAGTGCGAGAGTTTACTACTTTCCGCAGGGTCATATGGAACAA CTGCAAGCATCTACTAATCAAGAATTGAACCAAGAAATTCCTCATTTCAATCTACCGTCGAAGATGTTATGCCGTGTTGTTAATCTTCGGTTGATG GCTGAGCAAGAAACTGATGAGGTTTATGCTTGTATTGCTTTGCTTCCAGAATCAGAT ACTGAGCCTGTTGATCCTGAACTGATTCCTCCCGAGTCTCCAAAACAGAAGTTTCACTCATTTTGCAAAATACTAACGGCTTCTGATACTAGCACACATGGGGGATTTTCTGTTTTGAGGAAGCATGCTACTGAGTGCTTGCCACCATTG GACATGACACAAGCAACTCCAACTCAGGAGCTTGTAGCAAAAGATCTCCATGGATTTGAGTGGAAGTTTAAGCACATATATAGAG GTCAACCAAGGAGGCACTTGCTCACAACTGGCTGGAGTACATTTGTCGCCTCCAAAAGATTGGTGGCCGGAGATGCTTTTGTTTTCCTAAG GGGAGAGGACGGGCAACTGAGAGTTGGCGTTAGGCGTATGTCTAAACAGCATTGTCCTATGCCTTCATCTGTGATATCAAGCCAAAGCATGAATCTCGGAGTGCTTGCAACTGCTTCTCATGCTCTTATGACTCAAACCATGTTTGTTGTTTATTACAAACCAAG GACTAGTCAGTTTATTGTTGGTTTGAACAAGTATTTGGAGGCAGTCAACAATTATAGGTTTACTGTTGGTATGAGATTCAAGATGAGATTTGAAGGAGATGACTCACCCGAAAGAAG ATTTTCTGGTACTATTGTTGGGGTTGGGGATTTATCTGCTGGATGGTCGAATTCTCAATGGAGATCGTTGAAG GTTCAATGGGATGAAGCGGCAACAACTCCAAGACCAGAGAGAGTTTCTCCATGGGAGATAGAACCTTTCACAGCTTCTCCTTCTTTGAATGTCACTCAACCATCAGCCAAGAGCAAAAGATCTCGGCCCGCCGATGTTTCATCTAGTG GTTTTTGGTATCCTGGGGCTGGATCGTCCCAGGCTCATGAGCATACCCAATTGGTCGGTGCTTCCGAAGTCCAAGCCAAAGAGAATCATATCGTAACTTCTAGAGTCTCAGTGGAAGGAATTTGGCCTAATTCACCATATATGAATGTTACTTCCAACCCTTATGCATCTAGACCGGTCGACGGCCCCACATGCGATCATCCAGTCAAAGACGCAAACAAGACTTCGAACCCCCTAGATTGCTGGCTATTTGGAGTTAACttgaacaaaaacaacaaatgcAACAATGTTAATCCTTGTTTAGAAAAAGAACATGGATTTCCAAATTTAGCCAATGTCACTACTAGTGGTCCCAAGGAATCTATCCTTACAAATGCATGTGAAACTGAAAAGGTTCAGAGTCCTAACAATTCATTGTCTACCAAAGGGCAGCAGAAGAAAATAATTTGTGATGTATCATCAAATGAATGGCAGAACAAGCTGGCCACTGTACCATCCATGAGAACAAGGACTAAg GTGCAAATGCAAGGTGTAGCTGTTGGTAGAGCACTTGACTTAACCATGTTAAGTGGTTATGATGAACTCATTGATGAAGTTGAGAAACTATTTGATATCAAAGGAGAGCTACGTTCACAAAACAAATGGCGAGTTACTTTCACTGATAATGAAAATGACATGATGCTTGTTGGTGATGATCCATGGCC GGAATTTTGCAACATTGTGAAAAAGATTTTCATTTGTTCAAAAGAGgatttgaagaaaatgaaatgcAAGCTACCTAACTCTTCATTAGAGATGGAAGAGACATTGTTTAGCTTAGATTCACAAAATAGGGATGAGAATTAA
- the LOC123884341 gene encoding auxin response factor 18 isoform X1 — protein sequence MAHLECNLRAPGTSQQEKGEKNDELYGELWKLCAGPLVDVPNISARVYYFPQGHMEQLQASTNQELNQEIPHFNLPSKMLCRVVNLRLMAEQETDEVYACIALLPESDQQTEPVDPELIPPESPKQKFHSFCKILTASDTSTHGGFSVLRKHATECLPPLDMTQATPTQELVAKDLHGFEWKFKHIYRGQPRRHLLTTGWSTFVASKRLVAGDAFVFLRGEDGQLRVGVRRMSKQHCPMPSSVISSQSMNLGVLATASHALMTQTMFVVYYKPRTSQFIVGLNKYLEAVNNYRFTVGMRFKMRFEGDDSPERRFSGTIVGVGDLSAGWSNSQWRSLKVQWDEAATTPRPERVSPWEIEPFTASPSLNVTQPSAKSKRSRPADVSSSGFWYPGAGSSQAHEHTQLVGASEVQAKENHIVTSRVSVEGIWPNSPYMNVTSNPYASRPVDGPTCDHPVKDANKTSNPLDCWLFGVNLNKNNKCNNVNPCLEKEHGFPNLANVTTSGPKESILTNACETEKVQSPNNSLSTKGQQKKIICDVSSNEWQNKLATVPSMRTRTKVQMQGVAVGRALDLTMLSGYDELIDEVEKLFDIKGELRSQNKWRVTFTDNENDMMLVGDDPWPEFCNIVKKIFICSKEDLKKMKCKLPNSSLEMEETLFSLDSQNRDEN from the exons ATGGCACATCTGGAGTGTAATCTAAGGGCCCCAGGAACTTCTCAACAAGAAAAAG GAGAGAAAAATGATGAGCTGTATGGAGAGTTATGGAAGTTATGTGCAGGTCCTTTGGTGGACGTTCCTAATATTAGTGCGAGAGTTTACTACTTTCCGCAGGGTCATATGGAACAA CTGCAAGCATCTACTAATCAAGAATTGAACCAAGAAATTCCTCATTTCAATCTACCGTCGAAGATGTTATGCCGTGTTGTTAATCTTCGGTTGATG GCTGAGCAAGAAACTGATGAGGTTTATGCTTGTATTGCTTTGCTTCCAGAATCAGAT CAGCAGACTGAGCCTGTTGATCCTGAACTGATTCCTCCCGAGTCTCCAAAACAGAAGTTTCACTCATTTTGCAAAATACTAACGGCTTCTGATACTAGCACACATGGGGGATTTTCTGTTTTGAGGAAGCATGCTACTGAGTGCTTGCCACCATTG GACATGACACAAGCAACTCCAACTCAGGAGCTTGTAGCAAAAGATCTCCATGGATTTGAGTGGAAGTTTAAGCACATATATAGAG GTCAACCAAGGAGGCACTTGCTCACAACTGGCTGGAGTACATTTGTCGCCTCCAAAAGATTGGTGGCCGGAGATGCTTTTGTTTTCCTAAG GGGAGAGGACGGGCAACTGAGAGTTGGCGTTAGGCGTATGTCTAAACAGCATTGTCCTATGCCTTCATCTGTGATATCAAGCCAAAGCATGAATCTCGGAGTGCTTGCAACTGCTTCTCATGCTCTTATGACTCAAACCATGTTTGTTGTTTATTACAAACCAAG GACTAGTCAGTTTATTGTTGGTTTGAACAAGTATTTGGAGGCAGTCAACAATTATAGGTTTACTGTTGGTATGAGATTCAAGATGAGATTTGAAGGAGATGACTCACCCGAAAGAAG ATTTTCTGGTACTATTGTTGGGGTTGGGGATTTATCTGCTGGATGGTCGAATTCTCAATGGAGATCGTTGAAG GTTCAATGGGATGAAGCGGCAACAACTCCAAGACCAGAGAGAGTTTCTCCATGGGAGATAGAACCTTTCACAGCTTCTCCTTCTTTGAATGTCACTCAACCATCAGCCAAGAGCAAAAGATCTCGGCCCGCCGATGTTTCATCTAGTG GTTTTTGGTATCCTGGGGCTGGATCGTCCCAGGCTCATGAGCATACCCAATTGGTCGGTGCTTCCGAAGTCCAAGCCAAAGAGAATCATATCGTAACTTCTAGAGTCTCAGTGGAAGGAATTTGGCCTAATTCACCATATATGAATGTTACTTCCAACCCTTATGCATCTAGACCGGTCGACGGCCCCACATGCGATCATCCAGTCAAAGACGCAAACAAGACTTCGAACCCCCTAGATTGCTGGCTATTTGGAGTTAACttgaacaaaaacaacaaatgcAACAATGTTAATCCTTGTTTAGAAAAAGAACATGGATTTCCAAATTTAGCCAATGTCACTACTAGTGGTCCCAAGGAATCTATCCTTACAAATGCATGTGAAACTGAAAAGGTTCAGAGTCCTAACAATTCATTGTCTACCAAAGGGCAGCAGAAGAAAATAATTTGTGATGTATCATCAAATGAATGGCAGAACAAGCTGGCCACTGTACCATCCATGAGAACAAGGACTAAg GTGCAAATGCAAGGTGTAGCTGTTGGTAGAGCACTTGACTTAACCATGTTAAGTGGTTATGATGAACTCATTGATGAAGTTGAGAAACTATTTGATATCAAAGGAGAGCTACGTTCACAAAACAAATGGCGAGTTACTTTCACTGATAATGAAAATGACATGATGCTTGTTGGTGATGATCCATGGCC GGAATTTTGCAACATTGTGAAAAAGATTTTCATTTGTTCAAAAGAGgatttgaagaaaatgaaatgcAAGCTACCTAACTCTTCATTAGAGATGGAAGAGACATTGTTTAGCTTAGATTCACAAAATAGGGATGAGAATTAA